From Motilibacter peucedani, the proteins below share one genomic window:
- a CDS encoding sensor histidine kinase produces MQQQTGAPPWRVLAEPRRAPRTPASMRRIVGTFVAGSLAVALVFLALSTWLSQRAARSESIDDARRSTDLFARIAVTPALSDGLLRGDPAALAAMDTAVDAVLTPESGVVRVKIWSRDGRVLWSDEPRLVGRTFALEADEVEALDEGRTVAEVSDLQRPENVYERSQGRLLEVYRPVRTPGGELLELEAYFPYHRVVTERSWHIWREFGLITLLALVLAQLVQLPLVARMLGQLRRSERSRDHLARRAVEASQEERRRIAGSLHDGVVQDLAGASFVLAGAIAHAEPPAPQALRPALDAVRQSIGGLRSLLVELYPPSLERAGLAAALTDAASALRSRGVRVRVEVPDDVAARVPVATEAVLFRVAQEAMRNVASHADACEVEVGVRVQRGRVELVVRDDGRGFDAGDVPREAGHVGLEVVSDVVAEAGGTVELASAPGQGTALRVGLPL; encoded by the coding sequence GTGCAGCAGCAGACCGGCGCACCCCCGTGGCGCGTGCTGGCCGAGCCGCGGCGGGCACCGCGCACCCCCGCCTCGATGCGCCGCATCGTCGGCACGTTCGTCGCCGGCAGCCTGGCCGTCGCGCTGGTCTTCCTCGCGCTCAGCACGTGGCTGAGCCAGCGCGCGGCGCGCAGCGAGTCGATCGACGACGCCCGCCGCTCGACCGACCTGTTCGCCCGCATCGCGGTCACCCCCGCGCTGAGCGACGGCCTGCTGCGCGGTGACCCCGCGGCGCTCGCGGCGATGGACACCGCCGTCGACGCGGTCCTCACGCCGGAGTCGGGTGTCGTGCGGGTGAAGATCTGGTCGCGCGACGGGCGCGTCCTCTGGTCCGACGAGCCGCGGCTGGTCGGGCGCACCTTCGCGCTCGAGGCCGACGAGGTCGAGGCCCTCGACGAGGGGCGCACGGTGGCGGAGGTGAGCGACCTGCAGCGGCCGGAGAACGTCTACGAGCGCTCGCAGGGCCGGCTGCTCGAGGTCTACCGCCCCGTGCGCACGCCGGGCGGCGAGCTGCTCGAGCTGGAGGCGTACTTCCCCTACCACCGCGTCGTGACCGAGCGCTCCTGGCACATCTGGCGCGAGTTCGGCCTCATCACGCTGCTCGCGCTGGTCCTCGCCCAGCTCGTGCAGCTGCCGCTGGTCGCCCGGATGCTGGGGCAGCTGCGGCGCAGCGAGCGCTCGCGCGACCACCTGGCGCGCCGGGCCGTCGAGGCCTCGCAGGAGGAGCGGCGCCGCATCGCGGGCAGCCTGCACGACGGCGTGGTGCAGGACCTCGCCGGTGCGTCGTTCGTCCTCGCCGGGGCGATCGCCCACGCGGAGCCCCCGGCGCCGCAGGCGCTGCGCCCGGCGCTCGACGCGGTGCGCCAGTCGATCGGCGGGCTCCGCTCGCTGCTGGTCGAGCTCTACCCGCCGAGCCTCGAGCGCGCCGGTCTGGCTGCCGCGCTCACCGACGCGGCGTCGGCGCTGCGCTCGAGGGGCGTCCGCGTACGCGTCGAGGTCCCGGACGACGTCGCCGCCCGCGTACCCGTCGCCACCGAGGCGGTGCTCTTCCGCGTCGCGCAGGAGGCGATGCGCAACGTCGCGAGCCACGCCGACGCCTGCGAGGTGGAGGTGGGCGTGCGGGTGCAGCGCGGCCGCGTCGAGCTGGTCGTGCGCGACGACGGGCGGGGCTTCGACGCGGGCGACGTGCCGCGCGAGGCCGGCCACGTCGGGCTGGAGGTCGTGAGCGACGTGGTCGCCGAGGCGGGTGGCACGGTCGAGCTGGCGTCCGCACCCGGCCAGGGGACCGCGCTGCGGGTCGGGCTGCCGCTGTGA
- a CDS encoding GTPase — MTRLLARRRRNTDLVPRLDALETVLREGEGRLDPAALVEGRAVLDRAGARLRLSGEHTVVALAGGTGSGKSSLFNALAGVDLSPVGVRRPTTGTPVACLWDPEGAGPLLDWLQVPERHRLEPPATPDPVAGDLSGLVLLDLPDHDSTVESHRLEVDRLVEVVDLLVWVLDPQKYADAAVHERYLRRLRQHRAVTLVVLNQVDLLGEQATEACLTDLRRLLHDDGLGEVALVATSVRTGLGVDTVHKALLDAVGRRAAAVERLTGDVDRVVAAFEADLGTADAAAGRATVGRQERARLREALALAAGVPVVEQAVEQAVRRRVAASTGWPFTRWAGRLRRDPLRRLHLEPAARSSLPPASPVARASVDVAVRAVGDSVVTGLPPRWAGAVRTAARSREADLDDALDRAMTAKPVAPPRRTWWEPPLGALQLVLALVTLAGALWLVGLFVVDWLRLPDPPTADLGALPLPTVLAVGGALAELLVAALGRTLGRLSARRAGRRAGAALRDEVSAVGEELVVAPVKAELARYAATREALRRAG, encoded by the coding sequence GTGACGCGGCTGCTCGCCAGGCGGCGCCGCAACACCGACCTGGTCCCCCGGCTCGACGCGCTCGAGACCGTCCTGCGCGAGGGTGAGGGCCGGCTCGACCCGGCCGCGCTGGTCGAGGGCCGGGCGGTGCTCGACCGCGCCGGCGCCCGGCTGCGGCTCTCGGGCGAGCACACCGTCGTGGCGCTGGCCGGCGGCACCGGCAGTGGCAAGTCCTCGCTGTTCAACGCGCTGGCCGGGGTCGACCTGTCGCCGGTGGGCGTGCGCCGTCCCACGACCGGCACGCCGGTGGCCTGCCTCTGGGACCCCGAGGGCGCGGGCCCGCTGCTCGACTGGCTCCAGGTGCCCGAGCGCCACCGCCTCGAGCCGCCCGCCACCCCCGACCCGGTCGCCGGCGACCTGTCCGGGCTGGTGCTGCTCGACCTGCCCGACCACGACTCCACCGTCGAGTCGCACCGGCTCGAGGTCGACCGGCTCGTCGAGGTCGTCGACCTGCTTGTGTGGGTGCTCGACCCGCAGAAGTACGCCGACGCCGCCGTGCACGAGCGCTACCTGCGCCGGCTGCGGCAGCACCGCGCGGTCACCCTCGTCGTGCTCAACCAGGTCGACCTGCTCGGCGAGCAGGCCACCGAGGCCTGCCTCACCGACCTGCGCCGGCTGCTCCACGACGACGGGCTCGGGGAGGTCGCGCTGGTCGCCACCAGCGTGCGCACCGGGCTCGGCGTCGACACCGTCCACAAGGCCCTGCTCGACGCGGTCGGGCGCCGGGCCGCCGCCGTCGAGCGGCTGACGGGCGACGTCGACCGTGTGGTCGCCGCCTTCGAGGCCGACCTCGGCACCGCCGACGCCGCTGCCGGACGTGCGACCGTGGGACGGCAGGAGCGCGCCCGGCTGCGCGAGGCGCTGGCACTCGCCGCAGGCGTACCCGTCGTCGAACAGGCGGTCGAGCAGGCGGTGCGCCGCCGCGTCGCCGCCTCCACCGGCTGGCCGTTCACCCGCTGGGCGGGGCGGCTGCGCCGCGACCCGCTGCGCCGTCTGCACCTCGAGCCGGCGGCGCGCTCGTCGCTGCCGCCCGCGAGCCCCGTGGCCCGCGCGTCGGTCGACGTGGCCGTGCGCGCGGTGGGCGACAGCGTCGTGACCGGGCTGCCGCCGCGCTGGGCCGGAGCCGTGCGCACCGCCGCGCGCTCGCGCGAGGCCGACCTCGACGACGCGCTCGACCGCGCGATGACCGCGAAGCCGGTGGCCCCGCCGCGGCGAACGTGGTGGGAGCCGCCGCTCGGCGCGCTGCAGCTCGTGCTCGCGCTGGTGACCCTCGCCGGCGCCCTGTGGCTGGTCGGGCTGTTCGTCGTCGACTGGCTGCGCCTGCCCGACCCGCCGACCGCCGACCTGGGCGCCCTGCCGCTGCCGACGGTGCTGGCGGTGGGCGGAGCGCTCGCGGAGCTGCTCGTGGCCGCGCTCGGGCGCACGCTCGGCCGGCTGTCGGCACGTCGGGCCGGCCGCCGGGCCGGTGCCGCGCTGCGCGACGAGGTCAGCGCCGTGGGCGAGGAGCTCGTCGTCGCGCCGGTGAAGGCCGAGCTGGCCCGCTACGCCGCGACGCGCGAGGCGCTGCGGCGCGCGGGCTGA
- a CDS encoding ammonium transporter has product MVDGADTAWVLVCAALVLFMAPGLALFYGGMVRSKHVLAMMAQVFGAAAVVSVLWVLLGHSLAFGPDLHGVVGSLRLAGMAHPDDPVPGFDLHVPSTAFAAFQMMFAVITAALLAGAGADRMRFGSFLVLVGLWVLLVYAPLAHWVFSPNGWLAARGVLDFAGGTVVETNSGASALALALVLGARRGWPREQMAPHSLPLTLVGAGILWFGWLGFNAGSALAVGGLASQALLSTHLAACAGLLGWLLVEKLQTDHPTTLGAASGAVAGLVAITPAAGFVNSLGALAIGFAGGVVSVLAVEQKVRFGYDDSLDVVGVHGVAGVVGTLAVGVFATHTVNAGIAHRGLLDGGGVHLLLLQLLAVVVTIAWAFPVTWLVARGVGRVMPLRVPPEGELEGLDMHSHAESAYDIGGRRVAGRMGA; this is encoded by the coding sequence ATGGTCGACGGTGCCGACACGGCGTGGGTGCTCGTGTGCGCAGCCCTGGTGCTCTTCATGGCACCAGGGCTCGCCCTGTTCTACGGCGGCATGGTCCGCAGCAAGCACGTCCTCGCGATGATGGCCCAGGTCTTCGGGGCGGCAGCGGTGGTGAGCGTCCTCTGGGTGCTGCTCGGCCACTCGCTCGCCTTCGGCCCCGACCTGCACGGCGTGGTCGGGTCGCTGCGGCTGGCCGGCATGGCCCACCCCGACGACCCCGTGCCGGGCTTCGACCTGCACGTCCCCTCGACCGCCTTCGCCGCCTTCCAGATGATGTTCGCCGTCATCACCGCGGCTCTGCTGGCCGGAGCGGGTGCCGACCGGATGCGCTTCGGCAGCTTCCTGGTCCTCGTGGGGCTCTGGGTGCTCCTCGTCTACGCCCCGCTCGCGCACTGGGTGTTCTCGCCCAACGGCTGGCTCGCCGCACGCGGCGTGCTCGACTTCGCCGGCGGCACCGTCGTCGAGACGAACTCCGGCGCGTCGGCCCTCGCCCTCGCCCTGGTGCTTGGTGCCCGGCGGGGCTGGCCGCGCGAGCAGATGGCCCCGCACTCGCTGCCGCTGACGCTGGTCGGAGCCGGCATCCTGTGGTTCGGGTGGCTCGGCTTCAACGCCGGCTCCGCCCTGGCGGTGGGCGGCCTGGCCAGCCAGGCGCTGCTCTCCACGCACCTCGCCGCGTGCGCCGGGCTGCTCGGCTGGTTGCTCGTCGAGAAGCTGCAGACCGACCACCCCACGACTCTGGGCGCGGCGTCGGGCGCCGTCGCCGGCCTCGTCGCCATCACGCCGGCGGCCGGCTTCGTGAACAGCCTGGGCGCCCTGGCCATCGGCTTCGCCGGCGGCGTGGTCTCCGTGCTGGCGGTGGAGCAGAAGGTGCGGTTCGGCTACGACGACTCCCTCGACGTCGTCGGGGTGCACGGTGTGGCGGGTGTCGTCGGGACCCTGGCCGTCGGCGTCTTCGCCACCCACACGGTCAACGCGGGCATCGCGCACCGCGGGCTGCTCGACGGCGGCGGGGTGCACCTGCTGCTCCTGCAGCTGCTCGCGGTCGTGGTCACCATCGCCTGGGCCTTCCCCGTGACCTGGCTGGTCGCCCGGGGCGTCGGTCGGGTGATGCCCCTGCGGGTGCCGCCCGAGGGTGAGCTCGAGGGCCTCGACATGCACTCGCACGCCGAGTCGGCCTACGACATCGGCGGTCGCCGGGTGGCAGGGAGGATGGGGGCATGA
- a CDS encoding YceI family protein — translation MTSTDFEPSTDTAALTGTWTIDAAHSRVGFVTRHAMVTKVRGQFRDVEGTIVIDAADHKASSAVVTLQVASVDTGQAQRDEHLRTGDFFDAAAYPTITFRSTDVEVDGAEIKLKGDLTIKDVTRPVELDLEFTGTATDPFGNVRAGFDGKTTVKRTDWGLTYNAALETGGVLISDKTTLEFEISVIKSA, via the coding sequence ATGACGTCCACCGACTTCGAGCCCTCGACCGACACCGCCGCCCTCACCGGCACCTGGACGATCGACGCCGCGCACTCGCGCGTCGGCTTCGTCACGCGCCACGCGATGGTCACCAAGGTCCGCGGCCAGTTCCGCGACGTCGAGGGCACCATCGTGATCGACGCCGCCGACCACAAGGCGTCCAGCGCCGTCGTCACCCTGCAGGTGGCCAGCGTCGACACCGGCCAGGCCCAGCGCGACGAGCACCTGCGCACCGGCGACTTCTTCGACGCCGCGGCCTACCCGACCATCACCTTCCGCAGCACCGACGTCGAGGTCGACGGCGCCGAGATCAAGCTCAAGGGCGACCTGACGATCAAGGACGTCACGCGCCCGGTCGAGCTCGACCTCGAGTTCACCGGCACCGCGACCGACCCCTTCGGCAACGTGCGCGCCGGCTTCGACGGCAAGACCACTGTCAAGCGCACCGACTGGGGCCTGACCTACAACGCCGCGCTCGAGACCGGCGGCGTGCTGATCAGCGACAAGACCACCCTCGAGTTCGAGATCTCGGTCATCAAGTCGGCCTGA
- a CDS encoding oligopeptide/dipeptide ABC transporter ATP-binding protein, giving the protein MPTKPDEVGGSHALSAEAASPATPADEAPFLRVRDLRVHFSLRGGLLARLFGRESASVKAVDGVSFDLRRGEVLGLVGESGSGKTTLGRALLGLTPATGGSIQVGGTEIVGRSERRLRPMRRRLQMVFQDPHAALNPAMDIATAVAHPLKIHKITSSAEQTRARVAAALETVGLTPPERFLTQLPANLSGGQKQRAVIARAAVLEPELLVADEPVSMLDMSVRAKILQLMQDLRDRLGLTYVYITHDLATAKLFCDRVAIMYLGRVVEIGPTDEIFAHPRHPYTRALLAAIPEPGEVTDVPRDLPRGEVPDAVRPPAGCSFHPRCPRAFAPCGWEGRDLAAALEVRWATLRPETYDAERGLVGDLAALDQPGRTIRVRPPHEIAPEDLLALLEKVRSDAPEERFWLGVESMRVDDGSVVVELAEAVDPALLRAGGAEIACHLYDPRLAALAPAGDRTS; this is encoded by the coding sequence TTGCCGACGAAGCCTGACGAGGTGGGCGGCTCCCACGCCCTCTCCGCCGAGGCGGCGTCCCCGGCGACGCCCGCTGACGAGGCGCCGTTCCTGCGCGTGCGCGACCTGCGGGTGCACTTCTCCCTGCGCGGCGGGCTCCTCGCGCGGCTGTTCGGCCGCGAGAGCGCGTCGGTCAAGGCGGTCGACGGCGTGTCGTTCGACCTGCGCCGTGGTGAGGTCCTGGGCCTGGTCGGCGAGAGCGGGTCGGGCAAGACCACCCTGGGGCGCGCCCTGCTCGGCCTCACCCCGGCGACCGGCGGCAGCATCCAGGTCGGCGGCACCGAGATCGTCGGTCGGAGCGAGCGTCGGCTGCGTCCCATGCGCCGGCGGCTGCAGATGGTCTTCCAGGACCCCCACGCCGCGCTCAACCCGGCCATGGACATCGCCACCGCGGTCGCCCACCCGCTCAAGATCCACAAGATCACGTCGTCCGCCGAGCAGACCCGTGCCCGGGTGGCGGCCGCGCTCGAGACGGTGGGGCTGACCCCGCCCGAGCGCTTCCTCACCCAGCTGCCCGCCAACCTCTCGGGCGGGCAGAAGCAGCGGGCCGTCATCGCGCGCGCTGCGGTGCTCGAGCCCGAGCTGCTGGTCGCCGACGAGCCGGTCTCGATGCTCGACATGAGCGTGCGCGCCAAGATCCTGCAACTGATGCAGGACCTGCGCGACCGGCTCGGGCTGACCTACGTCTACATCACCCACGACCTGGCCACCGCCAAGCTCTTCTGCGACCGGGTCGCCATCATGTACCTCGGCCGGGTCGTCGAGATCGGCCCGACCGACGAGATCTTCGCGCACCCGCGCCACCCCTACACCCGTGCGCTGCTGGCGGCGATCCCCGAGCCGGGCGAGGTCACCGACGTGCCGCGCGACCTGCCGCGCGGCGAGGTGCCCGACGCCGTACGCCCCCCGGCCGGCTGCTCGTTCCACCCCCGCTGCCCGCGCGCCTTCGCGCCCTGCGGCTGGGAGGGTCGCGACCTCGCCGCCGCGCTCGAGGTGCGGTGGGCGACCCTGCGGCCCGAGACCTACGACGCCGAGCGCGGGCTGGTCGGCGACCTCGCGGCGCTCGACCAGCCGGGGCGCACGATCCGGGTGCGCCCGCCGCACGAGATCGCTCCCGAGGACCTGCTGGCACTGCTGGAGAAGGTACGCAGCGACGCGCCCGAGGAGCGCTTCTGGCTCGGGGTCGAGTCGATGCGGGTGGACGACGGCTCCGTGGTGGTCGAGCTGGCCGAGGCGGTCGACCCCGCGCTGCTGCGGGCCGGCGGCGCCGAGATCGCCTGCCACCTCTACGACCCGCGCCTGGCGGCGCTGGCGCCGGCGGGCGACCGGACCTCCTGA
- a CDS encoding VOC family protein has translation MGITRLNHAVLFVRDLERSREFYTSALGFREISLGGAPLPGAAFLQAAGSTNDHDLGLFEIGSAAAASGAGRTSVGLYHLAWEVDTLDELGRIGQELAARGALVGSSDHGTTKSLYGKDPDGLEFEVAWIIPADLLDESALSARASIGRLDLEAEVARYGATTRGGVGISTPV, from the coding sequence ATGGGCATCACTCGGCTCAACCACGCAGTGCTCTTCGTCCGTGACCTCGAGCGCAGCCGGGAGTTCTACACGAGCGCGCTCGGCTTCCGCGAGATCTCGCTGGGCGGCGCGCCGCTGCCCGGGGCGGCGTTCCTCCAGGCCGCCGGCTCCACCAACGACCACGACCTCGGGCTCTTCGAGATCGGCAGCGCGGCGGCCGCGTCCGGCGCCGGGCGCACCAGCGTCGGGCTCTACCACCTCGCGTGGGAGGTCGACACGCTCGACGAGCTCGGCCGGATCGGCCAGGAACTCGCCGCCCGCGGCGCCCTCGTCGGCAGCTCCGACCACGGCACCACCAAGAGCCTCTACGGCAAGGACCCCGACGGCCTCGAGTTCGAGGTCGCCTGGATCATCCCGGCCGACCTGCTCGACGAGAGCGCGCTCAGCGCGCGCGCCTCCATCGGCCGGCTCGACCTCGAGGCCGAGGTGGCGCGCTACGGCGCCACCACCCGCGGCGGCGTCGGCATCTCGACGCCCGTCTGA
- a CDS encoding DUF4230 domain-containing protein, with protein MALYAAPARTASRTARPVLAVVVAALLLFALGRGLGLLDLRNPFAATRTDRSGPALMKALTDLKEFHGSSAQYQQVVRIDESHKFVPGFVAGQSTTFLATGSADGIVDFSKLSPSDVVVDGKAVTITLPHAYLGQARLDATQSRVLERDRGVVDRATEALGNGGSDTAYWKAGQQKIDAAAAADPSVLARAEDNARATLTTLAGSLGYDSVTVVFADDPALSQS; from the coding sequence ATGGCCCTGTACGCCGCCCCCGCCCGCACCGCCTCCCGCACCGCGCGCCCCGTGCTCGCGGTCGTCGTCGCCGCGCTGCTGCTCTTCGCGCTCGGCAGGGGCCTGGGGCTGCTCGACCTGCGCAACCCGTTCGCGGCGACGCGCACCGACCGCAGCGGGCCGGCGCTCATGAAGGCGCTCACGGACCTCAAGGAGTTCCACGGCTCGAGCGCGCAGTACCAGCAGGTCGTGCGCATCGACGAGAGCCACAAGTTCGTGCCCGGCTTCGTCGCCGGGCAGTCGACGACGTTCCTGGCCACCGGCAGCGCCGACGGCATCGTCGACTTCTCGAAGCTCTCGCCCTCCGACGTCGTCGTCGACGGCAAGGCCGTGACGATCACGCTGCCCCACGCGTACCTCGGGCAGGCGCGGCTCGACGCCACGCAGAGCCGTGTCCTCGAGCGCGACCGCGGGGTCGTCGACCGGGCGACCGAGGCGCTGGGCAACGGCGGCTCCGACACCGCCTACTGGAAGGCCGGCCAGCAGAAGATCGACGCTGCTGCAGCGGCCGACCCGAGCGTGCTGGCCCGCGCCGAGGACAACGCCCGAGCGACGCTCACCACGCTGGCAGGCTCACTGGGCTACGACTCGGTGACCGTGGTCTTCGCCGACGACCCCGCCCTCTCGCAGAGCTGA
- a CDS encoding MarR family winged helix-turn-helix transcriptional regulator yields MTSQTAPTGPEPRWLSADEQHVWRTFLDAMTGLFDELDRQLQAEAGIPHAYYEILVHLSEAPGRRLRMSELADRLTSSRSRLSHAVSRLEERGWIRREACPSDRRGQEAVLTDLGFESLAAAAPGHVAAVRRYLVDALSPEDYAALGRISTALRAARGAETPPAGCPGAA; encoded by the coding sequence ATGACTTCCCAGACCGCTCCCACCGGCCCCGAGCCGCGGTGGCTCAGCGCCGACGAGCAGCACGTCTGGCGCACGTTCCTCGACGCGATGACCGGGCTGTTCGACGAGCTCGACCGCCAGCTGCAGGCGGAGGCGGGGATCCCTCACGCCTACTACGAGATCCTCGTGCACCTGTCGGAGGCGCCCGGCCGCCGGCTGCGCATGTCCGAGCTCGCCGACCGGCTCACCTCCTCGCGCAGCCGGCTCTCCCACGCGGTGTCCCGCCTCGAGGAGCGCGGCTGGATCCGGCGCGAGGCCTGCCCGAGCGACCGCCGCGGCCAGGAGGCGGTGCTCACCGACCTCGGCTTCGAGTCCCTCGCCGCTGCCGCACCGGGCCACGTCGCGGCCGTACGCCGCTACCTCGTCGACGCCCTCTCCCCCGAGGACTACGCCGCCCTCGGCCGCATCAGCACCGCCCTGCGCGCCGCCCGGGGTGCGGAGACGCCGCCCGCCGGCTGCCCCGGCGCGGCCTGA
- a CDS encoding ABC transporter ATP-binding protein: protein MSAAPSTTAPAGPVASVKGLRVAYATARGPVWAVDGVDLDIAAGESIGLVGESGCGKSTLGRGLLGLLPDGARLEGSVDVQGQDLVRMGRRRMRRLRGKVLGLVFQEPMTRLDPLMKVSDHFEELLRTHERRLGRRERRARALEALRETGIPPSRYDQYPHEFSGGMRQRIMIALTLVLKPPVIVADEPTTALDVLVEAQVLALLADLRRRSGTSLLLITHNLGIVAEACDRVAVMYAGQIMEEGPSQTVFREPAHPYTRELLASTISLSTTELHSIPGSPPDLADPPQGCRFSARCPDAMRVCPVRHPGEVRAATGQRVSCWLHRLDELSDIERMPLERQEMAVADEA from the coding sequence ATGAGCGCAGCGCCATCGACGACCGCCCCCGCGGGCCCGGTCGCCTCGGTCAAGGGCCTGCGGGTCGCCTACGCCACCGCCCGTGGTCCGGTGTGGGCGGTCGACGGCGTCGACCTCGACATCGCCGCCGGAGAGTCGATCGGCCTGGTGGGCGAGTCGGGCTGCGGGAAGTCGACGCTCGGCCGCGGCCTGCTCGGGCTGCTCCCCGACGGTGCCCGCCTCGAGGGCTCGGTCGACGTGCAGGGCCAGGACCTCGTCCGCATGGGCCGGCGCCGCATGCGCCGGCTGCGGGGCAAGGTCCTCGGCCTGGTGTTCCAGGAGCCGATGACCCGCCTCGACCCGCTCATGAAGGTCAGCGACCACTTCGAGGAGCTGCTGCGTACCCACGAACGGCGGCTCGGCCGTCGGGAGCGGCGGGCGCGCGCCCTCGAGGCCCTGCGCGAGACCGGCATCCCGCCGAGCCGCTACGACCAGTACCCCCACGAGTTCTCCGGCGGGATGCGCCAGCGCATCATGATCGCGCTGACGCTGGTGCTGAAGCCGCCGGTCATCGTGGCCGACGAGCCGACGACCGCCCTCGACGTGCTCGTCGAGGCGCAGGTCCTCGCCCTGCTCGCCGACCTGCGTCGCCGCTCGGGCACCTCCCTGCTGCTCATCACCCACAACCTCGGCATCGTGGCCGAGGCCTGCGACCGCGTGGCGGTGATGTACGCCGGCCAGATCATGGAGGAGGGGCCGTCGCAGACGGTGTTCCGCGAGCCGGCGCACCCCTACACCCGCGAGCTGCTCGCCTCGACGATCTCGCTGTCGACGACCGAGCTGCACAGCATCCCCGGCTCGCCGCCCGACCTCGCCGACCCGCCGCAGGGCTGCCGCTTCTCCGCGCGCTGCCCCGACGCCATGCGCGTCTGCCCCGTGCGCCACCCCGGCGAGGTGCGCGCGGCGACCGGCCAGCGGGTGAGCTGCTGGCTGCACCGGCTCGACGAGCTCTCGGACATCGAGCGCATGCCACTGGAGCGACAGGAGATGGCCGTTGCCGACGAAGCCTGA
- a CDS encoding P-II family nitrogen regulator, with the protein MKLVTAVLKPHMLEPVKEALEAFGVRGLTISEVSGHGRQRGHTEVYRGAEYTVDFLPKVRLEVLVDAPEADDVVAAIVSAARTGKIGDGKVWVMPVDAVVRIRTGERDVEAL; encoded by the coding sequence ATGAAGCTGGTGACCGCCGTCCTGAAGCCGCACATGCTCGAGCCCGTCAAGGAGGCCCTCGAGGCGTTCGGCGTGCGCGGCCTGACGATCTCCGAGGTGTCGGGACACGGCCGTCAGCGCGGCCACACCGAGGTCTACCGCGGCGCCGAGTACACCGTCGACTTCCTCCCGAAGGTGCGGCTCGAGGTGCTGGTCGACGCCCCCGAGGCCGACGACGTCGTCGCGGCCATCGTCAGTGCGGCGCGGACGGGCAAGATCGGCGACGGCAAGGTGTGGGTGATGCCGGTGGACGCGGTCGTCCGCATCCGCACGGGGGAGCGCGACGTCGAGGCGCTCTGA
- a CDS encoding response regulator: MNGVRVLLVDDHALVRSGLESLMGAEPDLDVVGSASDGAQALELVVSLAPDVVLMDLSMPVLDGVAATRRLTAEHPGTAVLVLTSFSDRERVTDALDAGAVGYVLKDSEPSVVLEAVRAVARGESPLDPRVARTLLAARRADPAAELTDREREVLGLVGRGLPNKQIARALGIRESTVKAHLTSVFAAIGVRDRTAAALWAQRNLSG, from the coding sequence GTGAACGGGGTCCGGGTGCTCCTCGTCGACGACCACGCCCTCGTGCGCTCCGGGCTCGAGAGCCTCATGGGCGCGGAGCCCGACCTCGACGTGGTCGGCTCCGCCTCCGACGGCGCGCAGGCGCTCGAGCTGGTGGTCTCGCTGGCGCCCGACGTGGTGCTGATGGACCTCTCGATGCCCGTGCTCGACGGGGTGGCGGCCACCCGGCGGCTGACGGCGGAGCACCCGGGCACCGCCGTGCTCGTGCTGACCTCGTTCTCCGACCGGGAGCGCGTGACCGACGCCCTGGACGCCGGAGCGGTCGGCTACGTGCTCAAGGACAGCGAGCCGTCGGTGGTGCTCGAGGCGGTGCGCGCCGTGGCGCGCGGCGAGTCGCCGCTCGACCCGAGGGTGGCGCGTACGCTGCTGGCCGCCCGCCGCGCGGACCCCGCCGCCGAGCTGACCGACCGCGAGCGCGAGGTGCTCGGCCTGGTGGGCCGGGGGCTGCCCAACAAGCAGATCGCGCGCGCCCTGGGCATCCGCGAGAGCACGGTCAAGGCGCACCTCACCAGCGTCTTCGCCGCCATCGGCGTGCGCGACCGCACCGCCGCGGCGCTGTGGGCCCAGCGCAACCTGTCCGGCTGA